One genomic region from Arcobacter sp. LA11 encodes:
- the pheA gene encoding chorismate mutase, translating into MNEAGLKALRDKLDSIDNELLKLINERMEIVHQVGVVKAHSGGAIYRPERERAIIDRLEDLNEGKLNRSAIEALFLEIFAISRNLELPENIAYLGPEGSFTHQAAEARFGAMSSYLSIGSIKGVFREVSTKKAKFGVIPIENSSNGIVSDTISCLSNYDLKIIAEVILDVHHTLATTCDSVNDIKRIYSKDIAFEQCHRFLENFGLDEVEHIPVESTTKAAKMALTEPGAAAICSHVGAKIHNLPILFENIEDKDNNKTRFFIVSDFENAQSGDDKTSVLVKLPNTPGALVEFLTDFDNAGINLTKIKSHIVEGVSIFFIDFNGHKDDENVQEIFNKHADSIKFLGSYVKEVEDI; encoded by the coding sequence ATGAATGAAGCTGGATTAAAAGCATTAAGAGATAAGTTAGATTCTATTGATAATGAGTTATTAAAATTAATAAATGAAAGAATGGAAATTGTCCATCAAGTAGGAGTAGTAAAAGCTCATAGTGGAGGGGCTATTTATAGACCTGAGAGAGAAAGAGCAATTATTGATAGACTTGAGGACTTAAATGAAGGTAAATTAAATAGAAGTGCAATAGAAGCGCTATTTTTAGAAATATTTGCAATTTCTAGAAATCTTGAATTACCTGAAAATATTGCATACTTAGGACCTGAAGGAAGTTTTACTCATCAAGCAGCAGAAGCTAGATTTGGGGCTATGAGCTCATATCTTTCGATTGGTTCAATAAAAGGTGTTTTTAGAGAAGTAAGTACAAAAAAAGCTAAATTTGGAGTTATTCCAATTGAAAATTCTTCAAATGGTATTGTAAGTGATACAATTTCTTGTTTAAGTAATTATGATTTAAAGATTATTGCAGAAGTGATTTTAGATGTTCATCATACACTTGCTACAACATGTGATAGTGTAAATGATATAAAAAGAATCTATTCAAAAGATATTGCATTTGAACAGTGTCATAGATTTTTAGAGAATTTTGGACTTGATGAAGTTGAGCATATTCCAGTTGAATCAACAACAAAAGCTGCAAAGATGGCTTTAACTGAACCAGGGGCAGCTGCAATTTGTTCCCATGTTGGAGCGAAAATTCATAATCTTCCTATTTTATTTGAAAATATTGAAGATAAGGATAATAATAAAACAAGATTTTTCATTGTAAGTGATTTTGAAAATGCACAAAGTGGAGATGATAAAACATCAGTTTTAGTAAAGCTTCCAAATACACCAGGAGCACTAGTTGAGTTTTTAACAGATTTTGATAATGCAGGTATTAACTTAACAAAAATTAAGTCACATATTGTGGAAGGTGTTTCAATTTTCTTTATTGATTTTAATGGTCATAAAGATGATGAAAATGTACAAGAAATTTTTAACAAACATGCTGATTCTATTAAGTTTTTAGGATCATATGTAAAAGAAGTAGAAGATATTTAG
- the hisC gene encoding histidinol-phosphate transaminase, which translates to MEFNKVLDNCKIYEAGKPIELVVREYGVDEKDIIKLASNENPYGTSPKVTKKIQELAQNMFVYPDDSMYELKEALANKFDVQSENVIIGAGSDQIIDFVIKAKCDENSKMLMSKTTFAMYEIYGRQTGCEILKTEDDEHNLEQFESMYKEHGADVIFLCLPNNPLGECLDKEAVYEFLGKVDKDTLVVVDGAYQEYATFKDSKKAINPADLIEHFPNTIYLGTFSKAYALGGMRTGYGIAQTSIIKTMYKLRPPFNITTLSLAAGIEALKDEEFVNKCIAKNFEEMKRYEEYAISKGFSYIESYTNFITLKFDNKYISSEVAQNLLERGVIVRDLTGYGVNAIRVTIGTQNQNTRVFKMLDEVLAQLEKVENL; encoded by the coding sequence ATGGAATTTAATAAAGTATTAGATAATTGTAAAATATATGAAGCTGGAAAACCAATTGAATTAGTTGTAAGAGAATATGGTGTTGATGAAAAAGATATTATTAAACTAGCATCAAATGAGAATCCATATGGAACTTCACCTAAAGTTACAAAAAAGATTCAAGAATTAGCACAAAATATGTTTGTTTATCCTGATGATTCTATGTATGAATTAAAAGAAGCCTTAGCAAATAAATTTGATGTTCAGAGTGAAAACGTAATTATTGGTGCCGGAAGTGACCAGATTATTGATTTTGTAATAAAAGCAAAATGTGATGAAAATTCAAAAATGCTTATGAGTAAAACAACCTTTGCAATGTACGAAATTTATGGAAGACAAACAGGTTGCGAAATTTTAAAAACTGAAGATGATGAACATAATTTAGAACAATTTGAATCTATGTACAAAGAACATGGTGCAGATGTTATTTTCTTGTGTTTACCAAATAATCCTTTGGGTGAATGTTTAGATAAAGAAGCAGTTTATGAATTCTTAGGAAAAGTTGATAAAGATACTTTAGTTGTAGTTGATGGTGCTTATCAGGAGTATGCAACTTTTAAAGATTCAAAGAAAGCAATAAATCCTGCTGATTTAATTGAGCATTTCCCAAATACAATTTATTTAGGAACATTTTCAAAAGCTTATGCTCTTGGTGGTATGAGAACAGGTTATGGTATTGCTCAAACAAGTATTATAAAAACTATGTATAAATTAAGACCACCTTTTAATATTACGACACTTTCTTTAGCTGCTGGTATTGAAGCATTAAAAGATGAAGAATTTGTAAATAAGTGTATTGCAAAAAACTTTGAAGAGATGAAAAGATATGAAGAATATGCAATATCTAAAGGCTTCTCATATATTGAAAGTTATACAAATTTTATCACACTTAAATTTGATAATAAATATATTTCATCAGAAGTTGCACAAAACCTTTTAGAAAGAGGTGTAATTGTAAGAGATTTAACTGGATATGGTGTAAATGCTATTAGAGTTACAATTGGAACTCAAAATCAAAATACAAGAGTATTTAAAATGTTAGACGAAGTGTTAGCACAGTTAGAAAAAGTAGAAAATCTATAA